CATTAGCGCTGGCCTCACTACTGCTACCTCCATCGCTAGCACTGCTACTCCCGCCAGGTTTTGTCTGTGGCTCAGTGGCGTCTATACTATTGACTTGTCTAATTGTTTTAGAACCTGCCCAATTGTTTCCATTGGAGTCAAAAATGTCGTAAGTGGTAGTAAAATCGTTCTCCTCTAAATTGACGTAATGTCCTTTCATTATATCCACGCTgtttttgatgaagtcACTCGCCAATCCATCTGCGACCTTCCCGCTTATGCCCAAATTCTTGTAGCTCTTCTCACATATAGGTACCTTCTCCAACGCATCCTTCTGACCGAGTACGGAGGAATCggcggcagcagctttggTAACATCATCAGCGGTAGGAAGTTTAGTATTGTCGTAgtgtttcttcaacatgtcaaaatctttcaacaaGCGGACAGCACCATCTGAATCCAGCTCAACCAACCCGTAGTTATTAGATTCCTGGGTGAATTCATAAACAAGACCTCCGCTGAACACAGCGTACATTTCCTTTGAATAGAGCGCTTCAATCTCGTTGAACTGCCGTGGAAGAACCTTATTACAGCCGAATTCGGAAAAGAAGACTGGTTTCGTGTAATTTTTATATGCTTCAACAAGTTTATCGTAGCCTGAAGACTCCATAGTCTGAGTTCCACACCATTGGTACGAATTGACTCCGTAGAAGTCGACGCTAATATCCTCGTCGACGTTCTCGCAGCATTCCAGATAAGACGACAGAGGCACTCTATAATCGAGATCGTCTGCCGCGGAGTAACCCACTGGGATTGGTCTGGCTGAGTGAGCCTTGATATAATCTTTCATGTCCCGGACAACGGCCTTCACGTAAGGAGGTGCGCGCTTTGCCGATTCCTCATCATTGATGATTTCGTTACCGGCAAAGAATCCAAGCGTATTGTTATAATGCGAAAACTGTTCGACAACTTTGAAAACATGCTCGAGATAGATCTCATTGTAGGTGGTCCAAGGCTCGTACCTGTTCAAGTGCTGATTTTCCAGAGGAGAGTTCACATCTAAAATCAAGTAAATGCCAGCCGCCGCCAGCAGGGACATACACTTGTCATGGTCAAGATCCGGGTTAACTGAGTATATCCGGATAGTGTTGATACCGAGCTCTTGGAACAGCACAATATCACGAACACAAGTGTCTGGGTCAGACAACGGATCCTTATCACTGGTCACATCAGAAGATCCGCCGGGCTGATAATCCACACCTTTGATGTAAAATGGCTGCTTAGTCACAGAATCGATAAAATGCTTACCTTCCACCTCGATCGGGTTCACGTATCCTCTCGCGACACAGGCGCAACCCAAAAACAGCAACAAAAAGGACAATAAGTGCTGTCTAATTTCTCGCATTGTCTTGGAAATTCATACACCAATTTACCGACCTTTGGAATACCAATACCAAACTCGAGGACGAACAGCTGATCTATTATTTTGTATTTATACATTTTGTATATTTTCTGACATTTTCGTGGCCCCGTCGCACAAATCGCCCAAGAGAGGAAAAACTGGACCCTGAGTGGCTGAACTTGACAGTTAGTGTACGATAAAACGATAGATTGTAGACATAGTTTTGACGCAATTGGAAATGAGGTGGCACGCGCGCGGTGCTAGGCGTTCATCGCGAAGAATTCTCTCTCATTCCTGGTGGGGTAGATGAAACCTTGCTCGGTGAGTGTGTGGCAGCAGTCTACCACAGTTGTCTC
The sequence above is drawn from the Torulaspora globosa chromosome 5, complete sequence genome and encodes:
- the GAS4 gene encoding 1,3-beta-glucanosyltransferase (ancestral locus Anc_3.34); protein product: MREIRQHLLSFLLLFLGCACVARGYVNPIEVEGKHFIDSVTKQPFYIKGVDYQPGGSSDVTSDKDPLSDPDTCVRDIVLFQELGINTIRIYSVNPDLDHDKCMSLLAAAGIYLILDVNSPLENQHLNRYEPWTTYNEIYLEHVFKVVEQFSHYNNTLGFFAGNEIINDEESAKRAPPYVKAVVRDMKDYIKAHSARPIPVGYSAADDLDYRVPLSSYLECCENVDEDISVDFYGVNSYQWCGTQTMESSGYDKLVEAYKNYTKPVFFSEFGCNKVLPRQFNEIEALYSKEMYAVFSGGLVYEFTQESNNYGLVELDSDGAVRLLKDFDMLKKHYDNTKLPTADDVTKAAAADSSVLGQKDALEKVPICEKSYKNLGISGKVADGLASDFIKNSVDIMKGHYVNLEENDFTTTYDIFDSNGNNWAGSKTIRQVNSIDATEPQTKPGGSSSASDGGSSSEASANGANGKKNAGSAPVSPVTAIAISAFLILINFF